GACACGCCTTTCATTCCAGTGGCCAATCCTCCGGCCGCTCCGGCAAGCATCGCCCCGAGAGTAAACAGTGACGTGTATACCATGGGCACATTGATGCCCAGCGCCCCGGCTGTTTCTGTATCCATGCCAGCGGCCCGACAGTTTTTACCCAGATCTGTTTTAAACAAGAAAAGCCACAAAAGGAGAGTCAAGGCTATTGAAGCGCCGAGAACAAATAAGAGATAGTAAGGAAAGGTCATATTGCCAATGGACATATTACCCATAAGGTAGGAGGGAATTGAAATCCTCAATACCGACGACCCCCAGAGGAGAAAAACAACCCCCTCTATCAAAAAGAGAAGACCGAAAAGGAGGAGCATCTGAAAAAGAGGCTCTGTCTTATACAGAGACCGAAGGAAAAAAACTTCCACTAATATCCCAACCAAACCGGCGCTGATTGCGCCTCCCAGGCAGCCTGCCCAGTATCCCCAATTCGATCCAATTGCCGTCCCAATCATCCAGGCCACGTAGGCACCCAGCATATAAAAGTGCCCATGAGCGAAATTCACCACCCGGGTGATACCCATAATGAGTACCAGCCCGGCGGCAGTCAAAAAATAAAGGCCCCCTTGAGTAACCCCCACCAGG
The Deltaproteobacteria bacterium DNA segment above includes these coding regions:
- a CDS encoding branched-chain amino acid ABC transporter permease — protein: MDSIIFDILVGVTQGGLYFLTAAGLVLIMGITRVVNFAHGHFYMLGAYVAWMIGTAIGSNWGYWAGCLGGAISAGLVGILVEVFFLRSLYKTEPLFQMLLLFGLLFLIEGVVFLLWGSSVLRISIPSYLMGNMSIGNMTFPYYLLFVLGASIALTLLLWLFLFKTDLGKNCRAAGMDTETAGALGINVPMVYTSLFTLGAMLAGAAGGLATGMKGVSPLMGGQMILNALIVAVIGGVGNLLGALMAAIILGITETIIGHYLQMFGMAVPFVLMAVILVIRPYGLLGRPE